A genomic window from Meleagris gallopavo isolate NT-WF06-2002-E0010 breed Aviagen turkey brand Nicholas breeding stock chromosome 30, Turkey_5.1, whole genome shotgun sequence includes:
- the LOC109363722 gene encoding uncharacterized protein LOC109363722 isoform X2, producing MEGILQPSRSDGGWGLIRALGRVSRWEPTLGLSPSSSEWPHLPPFPSRSSRPGRRMHGAGRRLPWQRHHGNVTMATAPWQRGRDGTRPGDARCAALRSDRHDHGTEPGRDSEPVKLPGDSSHAGVSSTLRRDTTKGWKGLSSADPRAAPQAVDALRGCGTRDEVDGMQEGPSPRNSHLQQQQQPLDEAAHPHLIQMCEEPFQAAPPPPDLCSIPTSSARRQKRRKGEGSSQAKLHPAALRRWALV from the exons ATGGAAGGGATCCTACAGCCATCACGCTCCGATGGGGGCTGGGGGCTGATCAGAGCCTTAGGGCGGGTTTCGAGGTGGGAACCCACACTCGGATTAAGCCCGAGCAGCTCGGAGTGGCCGCACCTCCCTCCGTTCCCTTCCCGCAGCTCACGGCCGGGCCGGCGGATGCACGGAGCCGGGAGGCGGCTGCCCTGGCAACGTCACCATGGCAACGTTACCATGGCAACGGCGCCATGGCAACGCGGGCGAGACGGCACCCGGCCGGGGGATGCGCGATGCGCTGCGCTGCGCTCCGACCGCCACGACCACGGGACGGAGCCGGGCCGGGATTCGGAACCTGTAAAGCTCCCGGGAGACAGCAGCCACGCCGGTGTGAGCTCCACGTTACGCCGGGATACTACGAAGGGTTGGAAAG GTCTCAGCTCCGCCGATCCCAGGGCAGCTCCTCAAGCTGTTGATGCACTGCGTGGCTGTGGCACGAGAGATGAGGTCGATGGGATGCAGGAGGGACCGAGCCCCAGGAACTcacacctgcagcagcagcagcagcccttgGATGAAGCTGCACACCCACAT cTCATCCAAATGTGTGAAGAGCCGTTTCAAGCTGCTCCTCCACCCCCCGACCTCTGCTCCattcccaccagctcagctcggagacagaagagaaggaagggagaggGCTCATCCCAAGCCAAActccatcctgcagccctgAGAAGATGGGCCCTGGTATAG
- the LOC109363722 gene encoding uncharacterized protein LOC109363722 isoform X1: MKQSSPHLAALNPLKPAARQLQHQPKDVEFRSCHHWGHCGCFLGPTRHPHCHEHQGTRGSMGYMATWFTCRVPVWTPSPELCSCSQPPSSSSAPGNTCQSTASTAPHPDSSSRAAEDSSSSPETGFCLGPEGFAASQMGASSKYRLSSGFLNPPLPPALSFPPSIRPHPSCTSFPLHGGKWLFLARNKECQQQFPKETHSCFSSFLTSCTPGLNSELLLPRCHCAAVCSQALWLPPGHWEQGFTGFCISTEVRGGECRTPSPTPKGVPQVTLRAEISLLPLYEAPVQSWSDGEQLAPKENRNSKMQRYQKELSAARSGDAKPPATQQHH; encoded by the coding sequence ATGAAGCAGAGCTCCCCACACCTGGCAGCACTCAACCCACTGAAGCCGGCAGCCCggcagctccagcaccagcCCAAGGATGTGGAATTCAGGTCCTGCCATCACTGGGGTCACTGTGGCTGCTTCCTCGGTCCTACAAGGCACCCACACTGCCATGAACACCAGGGCACACGAGGCTCTATGGGATACATGGCGACGTGGTTCACGTGCAGAGTTCCTGTCTGGACACCCagcccagagctctgctcctgtTCCCAGCCTCCATCCAGCTCCTCTGCACCAGGAAACACCTGCcaaagcacagccagcactgctccccaCCCCGacagcagctccagggctgcTGAGGACTCATCCTCATCCCCTGAGACCGGCTTCTGTCTGGGGCCCGAGGGGTTTGCTGCCTCACAGATGGGTGCAAGCAGTAAATACAGACTCAGCTCAGGCTTCCTGAATCCGCCTCTGCCTCCAGCCCTGAGCTTTCCGCCCTCCATCAGACCCCATCCCTCGTGCACGTCCTTTCCCCTGCATGGGGGCAAGTGGCTATTTCTGGCCAGGAACAAGGAATGCCAGCAGCAGTTTCCCAAGGAAACCCACTCTTGCTTCAGTTCCTTCCTCACCTCGTGCACTCCTGGGCTGAACTCTGAGCTCCTGCTCCCCAGGTGCCATTGTGCGGCTGTCTGCAGCCAGGCTTTATGGCTTCCTCCGGGACATTGGGAACAGGGCTTCACTGGGTTTTGCATCTCAACGGAGGTGCGTGGAGGGGAGTGTAGGACCCCGAGTCCCACCCCAAAGGGAGTGCCCCAGGTTACCCTAAGGGCAGAAATATCCCTTCTCCCTCTTTATGAGGCTCCTGTTCAGAGCTGGagtgatggagagcagctggcTCCCAAGGAGAACAGAAACAGCAAGATGCAAAGATATCAGAAGGAGCTATCAGCAGCCAGAAGTGGAGATGCTAAACCTCCAGCTACTCAACAGCATCACtag
- the PALM gene encoding paralemmin-1 isoform X1, whose product MNLFAGAHETWAVEANTLQQERLQAIAEKRKRQTEIENKRRQLEDDRRQLQHLKSKALRERWLLEGAPSSASEEDEAMKKQMQEDEVKTKELEETIQRLERELESLENSSSATSTKENLAEVVAPAKEEKAENIPSVQKSPLGTAIAEKKVSSSPMKAVQGTDMMKAAMYSVEITVEKDRVTGETKVLSSTTLLPQNHCVQGIKVYEDELKVVHAVSAEDGALQNGAQPLSSSEVDELLHKADEVTLGEATASGEAPGSATSSQKATPRREITGLQAKPRENSTEGAEPSREQPVTMIFMGYQNVEDENETKKVLGLEGTIKAELVVIEDAESKPEPASKDHAPPNGTALEPAAAPLQGDEVPSGQKPGTNTMEAKEAEPDMDAKKQRCKCCTVM is encoded by the exons ATGAATCTATTTGCAGGAGCTCACGAGACCTG GGCTGTGGAGGCCAACACGCTGCAGCAGGAGAGGCTGCAGGCCATCGCG GAGAAGCGAAAACGTCAGACAGAGATTGAGAACAAAAGGAGGCAGCTGGAGGATGACCGGCGGCAGCTGCAGCATCTCAAG TCCAAGGCTCTGCGGGAGAGATGGCTGCTGGAGGGAGCCCCGTCCTCTGCCTCTGAGGAGGATGAGGCGATGAAGAAGCAGATGCAGGAGGATGAGGTGAAGACCAAGGAGCTGGAGGAAACCATCCAGAG GCTGGAGAGGGAGTTGGAGTCACTGgagaacagcagctctgctacGTCCACCAAGGAGAACCTGGCTGAGGTGGTGGCACCAGCAAAGGAGGAGAAGGCAGAGAACATCCCCAGTGTGCAGAAG AGTCCCCTGGGCACAGCCATAG CTGAGAAGAAGgtctccagcagccccatgAAGGCGGTGCAGGGCACTGATATGATGAAAGCAG CCATGTACTCAGTGGAGATCACGGTGGAGAAGGACAGAGTGACTGGGGAGACCAAGGTCCTGTCCAGCACCACGCTTCTCCCCCAGAACCACTGTGTGCAAGGGATCAAAGTATACGAGGATGAGCTAAAAG TGGTGCACGCGGTGAGTGCCGAGGATGGAGCTCTGCAGAACGGGGCGCAGCCGCTCAGCTCCTCCGAGGTGGATGAACTCCTGCACAAGGCGGATGAGGTGACCCTGGGTGAGGCCACAGCGAGCGGGGAGGCTCCAGGCAGTGCCACATCCAGCCAGAAGGCAACGCCACGGAGGGAGATCACGGGGCTGCAGGCGAAGCCGAGGGAAAACTCCACAGAGGGCGCGGAGCCGAGCCGGGAGCAGCCGGTCACCATGATCTTCATGGGCTACCAGAACGTGGAGGATGAGAACGAGACCAAGAAAGTGCTGGGGTTGGAGGGTACCATCAAAGCCGAGCTGGTGGTGATCGAGGACGCCGAGAGCAAGCCGGAGCCGGCGAGCAAGGACCACGCACCGCCCAACGGCACCGCGCTGGAGCCGGCGGCCGCCCCGCTGCAGGGGGACGAAGTGCCAAGCGGGCAGAAACCGGGCACCAACACCATGGAAGCCAAGGAGGCTGAGCCAGACATGGACGCGAAGAAGCAGCGCTGCAAATGCTGCACGGTGATGTGA
- the MISP gene encoding mitotic interactor and substrate of PLK1 isoform X1, with product MFKYTSPWQVLCATLEPRVQGQQDLTLHSGHLQVSAEPTQHQEELSKVLDADSGQAMDRVTRHMVFQFPHTYDHNDASTDGDDDIFDYSSQKENGYEQKSRLKSPSYFLESEKNVWSPSPDRESQLEVVRSGNLYDLRAYRGERKPSKLYEDDEPDPYRLQPPNISPEKAKELEDKRREVIRGQVVRKSSTMAEKWSSMDELSSITAGGQSHGVPGTFAICFDKPSPGRAVTPVDPESIDREQINFSAARQQFLMLEKSSPGALFSPGYVTSPRPEVTVRTSRQEWHSPDTTTKAERGRGDTTGPTQGRMDQSIYTVYSVQHQASGKEEGYARGKGNTNVSHPTGKALGLARASSRDDLDSGLGEMYSAGYSSNGSDVPNGLGDVKDAGGSEEGSGETPIEREIRRAMEREESLWKERGMQRLTSSSELVEIQTKPLLSLNAAPAQGRKGKDKGRASFNVQREIEKETKREEDLRRQGRLPGLYDRGTSQELGELRRVFEQEEQQPSSSRRVTERPRSPGDGLTDGTRTGKAFSSPAATPPHQRGRDEPWSYERASVGTRAREDSAGGKLPGSTPSPVLRKEHFALSFWQPRISVSDAMGTRSAARRERSPDGEHGRDEQYTLRTWRPQRSALIEEEIRSDLQREEELQEQRRRRLRDGGDGTSRESSRSRHSSAASGTSGTYSVSGSPLPAPQQSGVLGLVASFTPLRLSCSESSGPDSLRCSPSEERRRRTKEEGKYAGIEPIDRINTEVVESTRVVRHQSAMGQRWESGQLSTDSD from the exons ATGTTTAAGTACACCTCACCATGGCAGGTCCTCTGTGCCACTCTGGAGCCCAGGGTGCAG GGCCAGCAGGATCTCACTTTGCACTCCGGACACCTCCAGGTGAGCGCAGAGCCCACGCAGCACCAGGAAGAGCTCAGCAAAGTGTTGGATGCTGACAGCGGCCAGGCGATGGACAGGGTCACCAGGCACATGGTCTTCCAGTTCCCACACACATATGACCACAACGATGCATCCACGGATGGAGACGACGATATATTTGACTACAGCAGCCAGAAAGAGAATGGCTACGAGCAGAAAAGCAGGCTGAAGTCACCCTCGTATTTCCTGGAGAGTGAGAAGAATGTGTGGAGCCCATCCCCGGACAGGGAGTCCCAGCTGGAGGTGGTGCGGTCAGGGAACCTGTATGACCTGAGGGCTTACAGGGGCGAGAGGAAGCCCTCCAAGCTGTACGAGGATGATGAGCCAGACCCATATAGGCTGCAACCCCCAAACATCTCCCCCGAAAAAGCAAAGGAGCTGGAGGACAagaggagggaggtgatccgGGGCCAAGTGGTGCGGAAGAGCTCCACCATGGCTGAGAAGTGGAGCTCCATGGATGAACTGAGCTCCATCACCGCAGGTGGGCAAAGCCACGGCGTCCCTGGCACCTTTGCCATCTGCTTTGATAAACCCTCCCCGGGTCGGGCTGTGACACCTGTGGACCCAGAGAGCATCGATAGGGAGCAGATCAACTTTTCGGCTGCACGGCAGCAGTTCCTCATGCTGGAGAAGAGCAGCCCTGGTGCTTTGTTCAGCCCAGGGTACGTCACGTCCCCAAGGCCGGAGGTGACGGTCAGAACCTCCAGGCAGGAGTGGCACAGCCCTGACACCACCACGAAGGCTGAGAGGGGCCGTGGTGACACCACAGGGCCCACACAAGGCAGGATGGACCAGAGCATCTACACGGTGTACAGCGTGCAGCACCAGGCCTcggggaaggaggagggctaCGCTCGTGGGAAGGGTAACACCAACGTGTCACATCCCACGGGAAAAGCACTTGGCCTGGCCAGAGCATCGTCCAGGGACGACTTGGACTCGGGGCTGGGGGAGATGTACAGTGCTGGATACAGCAGCAATGGCAGTGATGTCCCAAATGGCCTCGGAGATGTGAAGGATGCTGGGGGCTCAGAGGAGGGCAGCGGTGAGACGCCCATCGAGAGGGAGATCCGGCGGGCAATGGAGAGGGAGGAGAGCCTATGGAAGGAGCGGGGCATGCAGAGGCTCACGTCCAGCAGCGAGCTGGTGGAGATCCAGACCAAACCGCTGCTGTCCCTGAACGCGGCCCCGGctcagggaaggaaagggaaagacaaAGGCCGCGCATCCTTTAACGTCCAGCgggaaatagaaaaggaaacaaaacgTGAGGAAGACCTGCGGAGGCAGGGCAGGCTGCCGGGGCTCTACGACCGCGGCACGTCGCAGGAGCTGGGCGAGCTCCGGAGGGTTTTCgagcaggaagagcagcagccGTCCTCCAGCCGCCGGGTGACCGAGCGACCTCGGAGCCCCGGAGACGGCCTTACCGACggcacccgcaccgggaaagcCTTCTCCAGCCCCGCTGCGACCCCTCCGCACCAACGGGGCCGGGATGAGCCCTGGTCGTACGAGCGCGCTTCCGTCGGCACGAGGGCGAGGGAGGATTCCGCGGGAGGAAAGCTGCCCGGCTCCACCCCGAGCCCCGTCCTGCGCAAGGAGCATTTCGCCCTCAGCTTCTGGCAGCCCCGCATCTCCGTCTCCGACGCTATGGGCACGCGGAGCGCGGCGAGACGGGAGCGGAGCCCCGACGGTGAGCACGGCCGGGACGAGCAGTACACCCTGCGCACGTGGAGACCGCAGCGCTCGGCGTTGATCGAGGAGGAGATCCGCAGCGATCTGCAGCgagaggaggagctgcaggagcagcggAGGAGGCGGTTGAGGGACGGCGGGGACGGCACCTCCAGGGAGAGCTCCCGTTCGAGGCACAGCTCGG CCGCCTCGGGTACCAGCGGCACTTACTCGGTGTCCGGCTCGCCGCTCCCGGCCCCGCAGCAGTCGGGCGTTCTGGGCCTGGTCGCGTCCTTCACCCCGCTGCGCCTGAGCTGCTCCGAGAGCTCCGGCCCCGATTCTTTGCGGTGCAGCCCGTCggaagagaggaggaggagaacgAAGGAGGAGGGCAAG tACGCGGGCATCGAACCCATTGACAGAATCAACACGGAG GTGGTGGAGAGCACGCGGGTGGTGCGGCACCAgagcgctatggggcagcgcTGGGAGAGCGGGCAGCTGAGCACCGACAGCGACTGA
- the PALM gene encoding paralemmin-1 isoform X2, translating into MNLFAGAHETWAVEANTLQQERLQAIAEKRKRQTEIENKRRQLEDDRRQLQHLKSKALRERWLLEGAPSSASEEDEAMKKQMQEDEVKTKELEETIQRLERELESLENSSSATSTKENLAEVVAPAKEEKAENIPSVQKSPLGTAIAEKKVSSSPMKAVQGTDMMKAVVHAVSAEDGALQNGAQPLSSSEVDELLHKADEVTLGEATASGEAPGSATSSQKATPRREITGLQAKPRENSTEGAEPSREQPVTMIFMGYQNVEDENETKKVLGLEGTIKAELVVIEDAESKPEPASKDHAPPNGTALEPAAAPLQGDEVPSGQKPGTNTMEAKEAEPDMDAKKQRCKCCTVM; encoded by the exons ATGAATCTATTTGCAGGAGCTCACGAGACCTG GGCTGTGGAGGCCAACACGCTGCAGCAGGAGAGGCTGCAGGCCATCGCG GAGAAGCGAAAACGTCAGACAGAGATTGAGAACAAAAGGAGGCAGCTGGAGGATGACCGGCGGCAGCTGCAGCATCTCAAG TCCAAGGCTCTGCGGGAGAGATGGCTGCTGGAGGGAGCCCCGTCCTCTGCCTCTGAGGAGGATGAGGCGATGAAGAAGCAGATGCAGGAGGATGAGGTGAAGACCAAGGAGCTGGAGGAAACCATCCAGAG GCTGGAGAGGGAGTTGGAGTCACTGgagaacagcagctctgctacGTCCACCAAGGAGAACCTGGCTGAGGTGGTGGCACCAGCAAAGGAGGAGAAGGCAGAGAACATCCCCAGTGTGCAGAAG AGTCCCCTGGGCACAGCCATAG CTGAGAAGAAGgtctccagcagccccatgAAGGCGGTGCAGGGCACTGATATGATGAAAGCAG TGGTGCACGCGGTGAGTGCCGAGGATGGAGCTCTGCAGAACGGGGCGCAGCCGCTCAGCTCCTCCGAGGTGGATGAACTCCTGCACAAGGCGGATGAGGTGACCCTGGGTGAGGCCACAGCGAGCGGGGAGGCTCCAGGCAGTGCCACATCCAGCCAGAAGGCAACGCCACGGAGGGAGATCACGGGGCTGCAGGCGAAGCCGAGGGAAAACTCCACAGAGGGCGCGGAGCCGAGCCGGGAGCAGCCGGTCACCATGATCTTCATGGGCTACCAGAACGTGGAGGATGAGAACGAGACCAAGAAAGTGCTGGGGTTGGAGGGTACCATCAAAGCCGAGCTGGTGGTGATCGAGGACGCCGAGAGCAAGCCGGAGCCGGCGAGCAAGGACCACGCACCGCCCAACGGCACCGCGCTGGAGCCGGCGGCCGCCCCGCTGCAGGGGGACGAAGTGCCAAGCGGGCAGAAACCGGGCACCAACACCATGGAAGCCAAGGAGGCTGAGCCAGACATGGACGCGAAGAAGCAGCGCTGCAAATGCTGCACGGTGATGTGA
- the LOC104914690 gene encoding polypyrimidine tract-binding protein 1-like: protein MRGSDELFSTCVTNGPFIMSSNASSAANGNDSKKFKGDSRSAGVPSRVIHVRKLPSDVTEAEVISLGLPFGKVTNLLMLKGKNQAFIEMNTEEAANTMVNYYTTVTPVLRSQPIYIQFSNHKELKTDNSPNQAVSFFLNIVTQVGGTDGSQLVVLLLV from the exons ATG cGGGGATCTGACGAGCTTTTCTCTACTTGTGTTACTAACGGACCCTTTATCATGAGCAGCAACGCCTCTTCTGCAG cTAATGGAAACGACAGCAAAAAATTCAAAGGGGACAGCAGAAGTGCTGGGGTCCCATCCAGAGTGATCCACGTCCGTAAGCTCCCCAGTGACGTCACGGAGGCTGAGGTCATCTCTTTGGGCTTACCTTTTGGCAAGGTCACCAACCTTCTGATGCTGAAAGGCAAAAACCAG GCTTTCATAGAAATGAATACAGAGGAGGCAGCCAACACCATGGTAAACTACTACACCACAGTCACTCCAGTCCTTCGAAGCCAACCCATCTACATCCAGTTCTCCAACCACAAGGAGCTTAAGACAGACAACTCACCAAACCAAGCAGTTAGTTTCTTTCTTAACATTGTCACACAGGTGGGAGGGACAGACGGTTCCCAGCTGGTGGTTTTGCTGCTGGTGTAG
- the MISP gene encoding mitotic interactor and substrate of PLK1 isoform X2, translating to MDRVTRHMVFQFPHTYDHNDASTDGDDDIFDYSSQKENGYEQKSRLKSPSYFLESEKNVWSPSPDRESQLEVVRSGNLYDLRAYRGERKPSKLYEDDEPDPYRLQPPNISPEKAKELEDKRREVIRGQVVRKSSTMAEKWSSMDELSSITAGGQSHGVPGTFAICFDKPSPGRAVTPVDPESIDREQINFSAARQQFLMLEKSSPGALFSPGYVTSPRPEVTVRTSRQEWHSPDTTTKAERGRGDTTGPTQGRMDQSIYTVYSVQHQASGKEEGYARGKGNTNVSHPTGKALGLARASSRDDLDSGLGEMYSAGYSSNGSDVPNGLGDVKDAGGSEEGSGETPIEREIRRAMEREESLWKERGMQRLTSSSELVEIQTKPLLSLNAAPAQGRKGKDKGRASFNVQREIEKETKREEDLRRQGRLPGLYDRGTSQELGELRRVFEQEEQQPSSSRRVTERPRSPGDGLTDGTRTGKAFSSPAATPPHQRGRDEPWSYERASVGTRAREDSAGGKLPGSTPSPVLRKEHFALSFWQPRISVSDAMGTRSAARRERSPDGEHGRDEQYTLRTWRPQRSALIEEEIRSDLQREEELQEQRRRRLRDGGDGTSRESSRSRHSSAASGTSGTYSVSGSPLPAPQQSGVLGLVASFTPLRLSCSESSGPDSLRCSPSEERRRRTKEEGKYAGIEPIDRINTEVVESTRVVRHQSAMGQRWESGQLSTDSD from the exons ATGGACAGGGTCACCAGGCACATGGTCTTCCAGTTCCCACACACATATGACCACAACGATGCATCCACGGATGGAGACGACGATATATTTGACTACAGCAGCCAGAAAGAGAATGGCTACGAGCAGAAAAGCAGGCTGAAGTCACCCTCGTATTTCCTGGAGAGTGAGAAGAATGTGTGGAGCCCATCCCCGGACAGGGAGTCCCAGCTGGAGGTGGTGCGGTCAGGGAACCTGTATGACCTGAGGGCTTACAGGGGCGAGAGGAAGCCCTCCAAGCTGTACGAGGATGATGAGCCAGACCCATATAGGCTGCAACCCCCAAACATCTCCCCCGAAAAAGCAAAGGAGCTGGAGGACAagaggagggaggtgatccgGGGCCAAGTGGTGCGGAAGAGCTCCACCATGGCTGAGAAGTGGAGCTCCATGGATGAACTGAGCTCCATCACCGCAGGTGGGCAAAGCCACGGCGTCCCTGGCACCTTTGCCATCTGCTTTGATAAACCCTCCCCGGGTCGGGCTGTGACACCTGTGGACCCAGAGAGCATCGATAGGGAGCAGATCAACTTTTCGGCTGCACGGCAGCAGTTCCTCATGCTGGAGAAGAGCAGCCCTGGTGCTTTGTTCAGCCCAGGGTACGTCACGTCCCCAAGGCCGGAGGTGACGGTCAGAACCTCCAGGCAGGAGTGGCACAGCCCTGACACCACCACGAAGGCTGAGAGGGGCCGTGGTGACACCACAGGGCCCACACAAGGCAGGATGGACCAGAGCATCTACACGGTGTACAGCGTGCAGCACCAGGCCTcggggaaggaggagggctaCGCTCGTGGGAAGGGTAACACCAACGTGTCACATCCCACGGGAAAAGCACTTGGCCTGGCCAGAGCATCGTCCAGGGACGACTTGGACTCGGGGCTGGGGGAGATGTACAGTGCTGGATACAGCAGCAATGGCAGTGATGTCCCAAATGGCCTCGGAGATGTGAAGGATGCTGGGGGCTCAGAGGAGGGCAGCGGTGAGACGCCCATCGAGAGGGAGATCCGGCGGGCAATGGAGAGGGAGGAGAGCCTATGGAAGGAGCGGGGCATGCAGAGGCTCACGTCCAGCAGCGAGCTGGTGGAGATCCAGACCAAACCGCTGCTGTCCCTGAACGCGGCCCCGGctcagggaaggaaagggaaagacaaAGGCCGCGCATCCTTTAACGTCCAGCgggaaatagaaaaggaaacaaaacgTGAGGAAGACCTGCGGAGGCAGGGCAGGCTGCCGGGGCTCTACGACCGCGGCACGTCGCAGGAGCTGGGCGAGCTCCGGAGGGTTTTCgagcaggaagagcagcagccGTCCTCCAGCCGCCGGGTGACCGAGCGACCTCGGAGCCCCGGAGACGGCCTTACCGACggcacccgcaccgggaaagcCTTCTCCAGCCCCGCTGCGACCCCTCCGCACCAACGGGGCCGGGATGAGCCCTGGTCGTACGAGCGCGCTTCCGTCGGCACGAGGGCGAGGGAGGATTCCGCGGGAGGAAAGCTGCCCGGCTCCACCCCGAGCCCCGTCCTGCGCAAGGAGCATTTCGCCCTCAGCTTCTGGCAGCCCCGCATCTCCGTCTCCGACGCTATGGGCACGCGGAGCGCGGCGAGACGGGAGCGGAGCCCCGACGGTGAGCACGGCCGGGACGAGCAGTACACCCTGCGCACGTGGAGACCGCAGCGCTCGGCGTTGATCGAGGAGGAGATCCGCAGCGATCTGCAGCgagaggaggagctgcaggagcagcggAGGAGGCGGTTGAGGGACGGCGGGGACGGCACCTCCAGGGAGAGCTCCCGTTCGAGGCACAGCTCGG CCGCCTCGGGTACCAGCGGCACTTACTCGGTGTCCGGCTCGCCGCTCCCGGCCCCGCAGCAGTCGGGCGTTCTGGGCCTGGTCGCGTCCTTCACCCCGCTGCGCCTGAGCTGCTCCGAGAGCTCCGGCCCCGATTCTTTGCGGTGCAGCCCGTCggaagagaggaggaggagaacgAAGGAGGAGGGCAAG tACGCGGGCATCGAACCCATTGACAGAATCAACACGGAG GTGGTGGAGAGCACGCGGGTGGTGCGGCACCAgagcgctatggggcagcgcTGGGAGAGCGGGCAGCTGAGCACCGACAGCGACTGA
- the LOC109363722 gene encoding uncharacterized protein LOC109363722 isoform X3, producing the protein MEGILQPSRSDGGWGLIRALGRVSRWEPTLGLSPSSSEWPHLPPFPSRSSRPGRRMHGAGRRLPWQRHHGNVTMATAPWQRGRDGTRPGDARCAALRSDRHDHGTEPGRDSEPVKLPGDSSHAGVSAPPIPGQLLKLLMHCVAVAREMRSMGCRRDRAPGTHTCSSSSSPWMKLHTHISSKCVKSRFKLLLHPPTSAPFPPAQLGDRREGRERAHPKPNSILQP; encoded by the exons ATGGAAGGGATCCTACAGCCATCACGCTCCGATGGGGGCTGGGGGCTGATCAGAGCCTTAGGGCGGGTTTCGAGGTGGGAACCCACACTCGGATTAAGCCCGAGCAGCTCGGAGTGGCCGCACCTCCCTCCGTTCCCTTCCCGCAGCTCACGGCCGGGCCGGCGGATGCACGGAGCCGGGAGGCGGCTGCCCTGGCAACGTCACCATGGCAACGTTACCATGGCAACGGCGCCATGGCAACGCGGGCGAGACGGCACCCGGCCGGGGGATGCGCGATGCGCTGCGCTGCGCTCCGACCGCCACGACCACGGGACGGAGCCGGGCCGGGATTCGGAACCTGTAAAGCTCCCGGGAGACAGCAGCCACGCCGGT GTCTCAGCTCCGCCGATCCCAGGGCAGCTCCTCAAGCTGTTGATGCACTGCGTGGCTGTGGCACGAGAGATGAGGTCGATGGGATGCAGGAGGGACCGAGCCCCAGGAACTcacacctgcagcagcagcagcagcccttgGATGAAGCTGCACACCCACAT cTCATCCAAATGTGTGAAGAGCCGTTTCAAGCTGCTCCTCCACCCCCCGACCTCTGCTCCattcccaccagctcagctcggagacagaagagaaggaagggagaggGCTCATCCCAAGCCAAActccatcctgcagccctgA